One Nostoc sp. UHCC 0302 DNA window includes the following coding sequences:
- a CDS encoding MinD/ParA family protein, translating into MSEIISIHSFRGGTGKSNLTSNLATLIARSGKRVGIVDTDIQSPGIHVLFGLEEEKIRYTLNDYLWGRCQIEEAVYDVSAVLKQKQTFFGRQGSVHLIPSSIKMSDISRILREGYDARLLNDGLRNLVRRLKLDYLLIDTHPGINEETLLSIILSDVLVLILRPDKQDYQGTAVAIDVARKLEVPKMLLVINKALPSLNFKELQQRVEKTYKTPVAGILPVCEEMFDLGSGGIFCLRYPDHSWTQKINAIAKQITGSGAKLFVK; encoded by the coding sequence ATGTCTGAAATTATTTCAATTCACTCATTCCGTGGCGGAACTGGTAAATCAAACCTTACGAGTAATCTTGCAACTCTAATCGCTCGCTCTGGAAAGCGAGTTGGGATAGTTGATACTGATATTCAATCTCCAGGAATCCACGTTCTATTTGGTCTTGAAGAAGAGAAAATCCGCTACACCCTAAATGATTATCTATGGGGTCGTTGTCAGATTGAAGAAGCAGTCTATGACGTTAGCGCAGTTCTCAAACAAAAACAAACATTTTTTGGTCGCCAGGGGAGTGTTCATCTGATTCCTTCTAGCATTAAAATGAGTGACATTTCTCGAATCTTGCGCGAAGGCTATGACGCACGCTTGCTTAATGATGGTTTACGTAATCTAGTGCGTCGTTTAAAACTGGACTATCTGTTAATCGATACTCATCCTGGCATTAACGAAGAAACGTTGCTATCGATTATTCTTTCTGATGTCCTTGTGCTGATTCTCCGTCCAGACAAACAGGATTATCAAGGTACAGCAGTTGCTATAGATGTTGCCCGTAAATTAGAAGTGCCTAAAATGTTGCTAGTAATCAACAAAGCGCTGCCATCTTTGAATTTCAAAGAGTTACAGCAACGAGTGGAGAAGACCTACAAAACTCCTGTGGCTGGAATACTGCCTGTTTGTGAAGAGATGTTCGATTTAGGGAGTGGTGGCATTTTCTGTTTACGGTATCCAGATCATTCATGGACTCAAAAAATTAATGCGATCGCCAAGCAAATCACTGGTTCTGGAGCCAAATTATTCGTAAAATAG
- a CDS encoding DUF2231 domain-containing protein has protein sequence MFEYFTSLNDHNLPYPDTIHPIVVHFVIAMVLFAFFCDVIGYFTGKTRLFEVSWWNMFVATIAIFVAIIFGQFEAGLAQPYSLTKSVLSLHTLVGWSLSGIIAAITAWRYVIRSRNPQKVPIYYLGAGLILMLIVGFQVYLGDQLVWVYGLHTVPVVEAVKDGILR, from the coding sequence ATGTTTGAGTATTTTACGTCTTTGAACGATCACAATTTACCTTATCCCGATACCATTCATCCCATCGTTGTCCACTTCGTAATTGCGATGGTATTGTTTGCCTTTTTTTGCGATGTAATTGGCTATTTTACTGGTAAAACTCGTCTCTTTGAGGTGAGTTGGTGGAATATGTTTGTTGCTACGATCGCTATTTTCGTAGCTATCATTTTTGGTCAGTTTGAAGCAGGCTTAGCACAGCCTTACAGCCTAACTAAATCAGTATTAAGTTTACATACGCTAGTCGGTTGGTCACTGTCTGGAATCATCGCGGCAATTACAGCGTGGCGCTATGTAATTCGTAGCCGCAACCCTCAAAAAGTACCAATTTATTATCTGGGAGCCGGGCTAATTTTGATGCTAATAGTTGGCTTCCAGGTATATCTCGGAGATCAACTTGTGTGGGTGTATGGACTGCATACAGTGCCAGTGGTGGAAGCAGTAAAGGATGGTATTTTGCGATGA
- a CDS encoding CTB family bacteriocin: protein MSDNIKPVELSAEELDNVAGGAFSFVDADNDNKLDQQISETVLGPHGGIGSSTAQQTTTSHQSLYEVKATGFFSPTVESY, encoded by the coding sequence ATGTCTGACAACATTAAGCCCGTAGAATTATCTGCTGAAGAATTGGACAACGTTGCTGGTGGTGCTTTTAGCTTTGTCGATGCTGACAACGACAACAAATTAGATCAACAAATTAGTGAAACTGTTCTTGGCCCTCATGGCGGGATTGGCTCTTCCACTGCTCAACAAACTACTACATCTCATCAAAGTTTGTATGAAGTCAAAGCAACTGGCTTCTTTTCTCCTACTGTTGAAAGTTACTAA
- a CDS encoding chemotaxis protein CheB, translated as MTFKIVVIGTSLGGLSALKIVLENLPADFPVPIAIVQHRHKESDNTLKQFLQEHSLLPIQEVEDKDEILPSHVYLAPADYHLLVEQGYFALSTDEPVSYARPSIDVLFESAADIYGEQVIAVILTGANQDGKQGLIKVKARGGLTIVQKPATAESSIMPEAAISAVAVDWILSLSDIAAQMVKLCHSIRK; from the coding sequence GTGACTTTTAAAATTGTGGTCATTGGTACTTCATTAGGTGGATTGTCTGCACTGAAAATCGTCTTGGAAAACTTACCAGCAGATTTTCCTGTGCCGATCGCAATCGTACAACACCGCCATAAGGAGTCTGACAACACACTCAAGCAATTCTTACAAGAACACTCTTTGTTACCAATTCAAGAAGTAGAAGACAAAGATGAAATACTACCGAGCCATGTCTACCTAGCTCCAGCAGATTACCACTTACTGGTAGAACAAGGGTACTTTGCTCTATCTACTGATGAGCCTGTTTCTTATGCCCGACCATCTATCGATGTACTGTTTGAGTCGGCTGCTGATATCTACGGCGAGCAAGTCATTGCTGTCATATTGACAGGAGCAAACCAAGATGGTAAGCAAGGTCTTATCAAAGTCAAAGCGCGGGGAGGACTTACCATTGTTCAGAAACCTGCCACAGCTGAAAGCTCAATTATGCCAGAAGCAGCAATATCTGCTGTTGCAGTAGACTGGATTTTGTCCCTCTCTGACATTGCTGCCCAAATGGTTAAGCTTTGTCACTCTATACGGAAATAA
- a CDS encoding cyclic nucleotide-binding domain-containing protein: MTEVLLKELTNSDIDWILATGQREEITAGTILIRQGTPVDALYILLDGALSVSVAQADDNPIGRAFAALEGGELSGREVARLANGEVVGEMPFLASYQSSTTVKAARKSLVLMIPQQQLIQKLQEDVTFAAHFYRAIAVLLAHRLEQMISQIGQSTVVLFQPQIREILFTFAELNDSDIGWMIVAGNAMRIPAGTVLFQAGRPVDALYILLDGKMVASIAEDTSNPLTRAFSTLEQTDYIEREFAKLSRGDIVGETPFVEASPPAMTIRAVEDATVLSIPRWRLSAKLLHDVGFAARFYRVLAILLADKQQGIINSLGYGRITYSSGKPLDERLTYEDELSSSFLAQVTLAGTRFDWMLKQIRGN, from the coding sequence ATGACAGAAGTTCTACTGAAAGAACTGACAAATAGCGATATTGACTGGATCTTGGCAACGGGTCAAAGAGAAGAAATTACTGCTGGCACGATCCTCATCCGCCAAGGAACACCTGTTGATGCTCTCTACATCCTACTTGATGGGGCATTAAGTGTTTCTGTCGCTCAGGCTGACGATAATCCTATTGGTCGAGCGTTTGCTGCCCTTGAAGGTGGCGAACTGTCAGGACGAGAGGTAGCGAGGCTGGCAAATGGAGAAGTTGTAGGAGAAATGCCTTTTTTAGCCTCCTACCAGTCTTCAACTACAGTCAAAGCCGCTAGAAAGTCGCTTGTGTTGATGATTCCTCAGCAGCAGTTGATTCAAAAATTGCAGGAAGATGTCACGTTTGCTGCCCATTTTTATCGAGCGATCGCAGTTCTACTTGCTCACCGATTAGAGCAGATGATCAGCCAAATTGGCCAAAGCACAGTCGTGCTTTTTCAGCCCCAAATTCGAGAAATTTTATTTACATTTGCAGAATTAAATGATAGCGATATTGGTTGGATGATTGTTGCAGGCAATGCTATGAGAATTCCTGCGGGAACGGTGTTGTTTCAGGCTGGAAGACCCGTTGACGCTCTCTATATTTTATTAGATGGCAAGATGGTGGCTTCGATTGCTGAAGATACAAGCAATCCTCTCACCCGCGCCTTTTCAACTTTAGAACAGACAGATTATATAGAACGGGAGTTTGCCAAATTATCGCGGGGTGACATAGTTGGCGAAACACCCTTTGTCGAAGCCAGTCCACCTGCGATGACGATTCGGGCGGTTGAAGATGCAACTGTGTTATCGATTCCCAGATGGCGACTTTCTGCCAAATTGCTACACGATGTGGGGTTTGCTGCCCGATTTTATCGAGTATTAGCGATTTTATTAGCAGATAAACAGCAAGGAATCATCAATAGTCTGGGTTACGGCAGAATCACCTATAGCTCAGGTAAACCTTTAGATGAACGCTTGACTTATGAGGATGAACTGAGTTCTAGCTTTTTGGCTCAAGTGACACTGGCAGGAACGCGATTTGACTGGATGCTGAAGCAGATTCGAGGGAATTGA
- a CDS encoding DUF3365 domain-containing protein has product MFNRFKLATKFTLLLLLVFIGAIAVSGFALSHALEQKAEAEIGYRSQIIAETMNSVRNYTNTHINPLLAPLVDTQSTFVPESIPSFAVREVFENLRKNQEYKDFLYKDANLNPTNLRDQADVFETQLIERFRKEPELKNISGFRDSYDEKLFYSARPFSIKNPTCLRCHSTPEVAPKSHIVSYGSENGFGWELNKILGTQIIYLPAKQVFDDAHRAFVLFISLFIVIFALVILLINYLLKRNVLQPLKPMAQLAQKISMNEISAEEAEEFDRQKLTSIVKRNDELGQMGRVFQRLVHEIYAREQQFKKQLQTLRIEVDEAKRAREVAEIAESKTFQKLQEEAKIMRNKRNAPT; this is encoded by the coding sequence ATGTTTAATAGATTCAAATTAGCAACTAAATTTACATTACTTCTATTGCTGGTGTTCATCGGTGCGATCGCAGTTAGTGGTTTTGCCTTATCTCATGCACTTGAGCAAAAAGCAGAAGCCGAAATCGGTTATCGCAGCCAAATTATTGCAGAAACGATGAACTCAGTCAGAAACTACACTAACACGCATATCAACCCTCTCCTAGCGCCGCTGGTGGACACTCAATCAACGTTTGTCCCTGAAAGTATTCCTAGCTTTGCAGTCAGAGAAGTATTTGAGAATCTTCGTAAAAATCAAGAGTATAAAGACTTTTTATATAAAGACGCCAACCTAAATCCGACTAACTTACGAGATCAAGCAGATGTATTTGAAACACAACTTATTGAACGGTTTCGCAAAGAACCAGAGCTGAAAAACATATCCGGTTTTCGTGACTCTTATGACGAGAAATTATTTTATAGCGCTCGTCCATTTTCCATTAAAAATCCGACGTGTCTACGCTGCCATAGTACTCCTGAAGTTGCTCCAAAAAGCCATATCGTTAGTTATGGCTCAGAAAATGGCTTTGGATGGGAACTCAATAAAATTTTAGGCACACAAATTATTTATCTTCCTGCTAAGCAAGTCTTTGATGATGCCCATCGTGCATTTGTTTTATTCATTAGCTTATTTATTGTTATCTTCGCCCTAGTGATTTTACTAATTAACTATTTGTTGAAGCGAAATGTATTGCAACCGCTTAAACCAATGGCGCAACTCGCTCAGAAAATTAGTATGAATGAAATTAGTGCTGAAGAAGCGGAAGAGTTTGATCGCCAAAAGCTAACATCAATTGTCAAGCGTAATGATGAATTAGGACAAATGGGACGAGTTTTTCAACGCCTGGTGCATGAAATTTATGCTCGTGAACAACAATTTAAGAAACAACTGCAAACATTGCGTATCGAGGTTGATGAAGCCAAACGTGCGCGTGAAGTTGCGGAAATTGCTGAATCAAAAACATTCCAAAAGTTGCAGGAGGAGGCAAAAATAATGAGAAACAAACGGAATGCTCCAACTTAA
- a CDS encoding IS630 family transposase (programmed frameshift) has product MGARLRVFLTPEQDQTLLNLRKQDVPQKVKDRAEIIRLNAHGWYVEKIADHFDCHKKTVTKVLHQWQKLGTEGLWESPGRGGKPKWLEDDMIFLEECLRNEPRTYNSSQLALKLKTERNVEMSADRLRRVLKKGVDWKRTRKSHKGKQDPVARANKQADLDMLELAAATGEIDLKYLDESGFCMWSEPSYTYYFRGEQKRLEQTKRRGRRLSIIGLLQPLISFVYGLVIGGVDRKSYIEMMEKEAKQAQETGRISVIVQDNGPIHRCQEVQQLWKKWESQGLYIFFLPKYCSEMNPIELEWQHLKKDELSGQAFDDELDLAYAVINGVQARGKKNNHNTHRVKFSSRLST; this is encoded by the exons ATGGGTGCGCGTTTAAGGGTATTTCTGACTCCTGAGCAAGACCAAACTTTACTAAATCTGAGAAAACAGGATGTACCACAGAAAGTCAAAGACAGGGCGGAAATAATCAGGCTAAATGCACATGGTTGGTATGTAGAGAAGATAGCAGATCACTTTGATTGTCACAAAAAAACAGTCACAAAAGTTTTGCATCAATGGCAAAAACTGGGCACAGAAGGGCTTTGGGAATCTCCTGGGCGAGGGGGGAAACCAAAGTGGCTTGAGGATGACATGATATTTTTAGAAGAATGCCTCAGAAACGAGCCACGCACATACAATAGTTCTCAGTTAGCTTTGAAGTTGAAAACAGAACGCAACGTTGAGATGAGTGCCGACAGATTAAGACGGGTACTC AAAAAGGGGGTCGATTGGAAACGGACAAGGAAAAGCCATAAAGGAAAACAAGACCCAGTAGCACGAGCAAACAAGCAAGCAGACCTAGACATGTTGGAATTAGCTGCTGCCACTGGTGAAATAGACCTGAAATACCTAGACGAGTCAGGGTTCTGTATGTGGAGCGAACCTAGTTATACATATTACTTTAGAGGTGAGCAAAAACGGTTAGAACAGACTAAACGCCGTGGTCGCAGATTAAGTATTATCGGGCTTCTCCAACCTTTAATCAGTTTTGTTTACGGTTTAGTTATCGGTGGTGTTGACCGTAAATCTTATATAGAAATGATGGAGAAAGAAGCCAAACAAGCCCAAGAAACTGGACGTATCAGCGTGATTGTGCAAGATAACGGGCCAATACATCGCTGCCAAGAAGTTCAACAATTGTGGAAAAAATGGGAAAGTCAGGGTTTGTACATCTTTTTTCTCCCGAAATATTGCTCAGAAATGAATCCAATTGAATTGGAATGGCAACATCTCAAGAAAGATGAGTTATCCGGGCAAGCATTTGATGATGAGCTAGATCTCGCTTACGCCGTCATCAATGGTGTTCAAGCTAGAGGAAAAAAAAACAATCACAACACACATCGTGTAAAATTTAGCTCTAGATTATCAACTTAA
- a CDS encoding CTB family bacteriocin, with translation MSDNIKPVELSAEELDNVAGGAFSFVDATNDNKLDQQISETVLGPHGGIGSSTAQQTTTSHQSLYEVKATGFFPTTIEK, from the coding sequence ATGTCTGACAACATCAAGCCCGTAGAATTATCTGCTGAAGAATTGGACAACGTTGCTGGTGGTGCTTTTAGCTTTGTCGATGCTACCAACGACAACAAATTAGATCAACAAATTAGTGAAACTGTTCTTGGCCCTCATGGCGGGATTGGCTCTTCTACCGCTCAACAAACTACTACATCTCATCAAAGTTTATACGAAGTCAAAGCAACTGGCTTCTTTCCTACCACTATTGAAAAGTAG
- a CDS encoding NHLP bacteriocin system secretion protein, translating into MTTHKSNLFRKEALDRLSSPERLDQLMQVVQPKKWIPLAAMGSLIAVGLVWSVFGRIPITVAGQGVVVFPSKVVGFQSPSSGQILMLFVRTGDEVKKGQVLATIDQTELQDKLKLARVKLAQLQEQDQNANSLQLQRTVLDKGAIGQQRQALLQTLKTTQSLTPILRSKGLESIRQERQNLQEQLQTTRDLMPTFKERFDIRQKLREEGAVSSDTVLQAQQEFLNSKTKINEIESQLKQLNVKEADAEREFLANINSTKELQAQLAVLDSKFAGQAEQDLAIATNRRKEIQDTQRAIAELKLEIKANSQVTSNFNGRILELSAVPGQTLEKGARIGTIEARDSGNKLVGVAFFPVSEGKKIQKGMELQVTPSTVKRERFGGILGKVTSISAFPVSKESASSVVGGLEVLQGLTTEGAQIQVFAELQPDPSTKSRFRWSSSKGPDSQITSGTTASVRVKVDEQSPISFVFPILRSWSGMY; encoded by the coding sequence ATGACGACCCACAAAAGCAACTTATTCCGCAAAGAAGCACTTGATCGTTTATCCTCTCCGGAGCGGCTCGATCAACTGATGCAGGTGGTTCAACCAAAAAAATGGATTCCGTTAGCCGCGATGGGATCTCTAATTGCCGTTGGACTTGTTTGGAGTGTTTTTGGTCGCATTCCCATTACCGTAGCCGGACAAGGCGTAGTGGTTTTTCCTAGCAAAGTCGTTGGATTCCAGTCTCCTAGTTCCGGGCAGATTCTCATGCTCTTTGTTCGTACAGGCGATGAAGTGAAGAAAGGACAGGTGCTAGCGACAATCGACCAAACTGAACTTCAAGATAAGTTGAAACTTGCACGAGTCAAGCTTGCTCAACTTCAAGAACAAGACCAAAATGCCAATTCTCTGCAACTTCAGCGAACGGTTTTAGATAAAGGTGCAATTGGGCAACAACGTCAAGCACTCCTGCAAACTCTCAAAACAACCCAATCCCTAACGCCAATTCTCAGAAGTAAAGGTCTGGAGTCGATTCGGCAAGAGCGTCAGAACTTACAGGAACAGTTGCAGACAACGCGAGATTTGATGCCCACGTTCAAAGAACGATTTGACATTCGCCAAAAGCTACGTGAAGAAGGAGCAGTTTCGAGCGATACCGTCCTTCAGGCGCAACAGGAATTTCTCAATAGTAAAACCAAAATCAATGAAATCGAATCGCAACTCAAACAACTTAATGTTAAAGAAGCTGATGCAGAACGAGAATTCTTAGCAAATATCAATTCAACTAAAGAACTGCAAGCACAGTTAGCAGTACTAGACAGTAAGTTTGCTGGGCAAGCAGAACAAGATTTAGCTATTGCTACTAATCGAAGAAAAGAAATTCAAGACACCCAGCGAGCGATCGCAGAATTAAAATTAGAAATCAAAGCAAACAGCCAGGTTACTAGCAATTTCAATGGACGAATTCTAGAACTTTCTGCTGTTCCTGGACAAACTCTGGAAAAGGGCGCTCGGATTGGCACAATCGAAGCTAGAGATTCCGGGAACAAGTTAGTTGGGGTGGCATTCTTCCCGGTCAGCGAAGGCAAAAAGATTCAAAAAGGGATGGAGTTGCAAGTCACTCCTTCGACTGTTAAACGAGAACGTTTTGGTGGCATTCTCGGGAAAGTCACAAGTATTTCTGCATTTCCGGTTAGTAAAGAAAGCGCATCAAGTGTTGTCGGCGGTCTGGAAGTTTTGCAAGGGTTAACCACAGAAGGCGCACAAATTCAAGTTTTTGCTGAACTTCAGCCAGATCCTTCGACTAAAAGCCGTTTTCGGTGGTCGTCGTCTAAAGGGCCAGACAGCCAAATTACATCTGGAACCACCGCCTCAGTGCGCGTGAAAGTGGATGAACAATCCCCAATTTCTTTTGTGTTTCCGATTCTGCGATCGTGGAGTGGAATGTATTGA
- a CDS encoding DUF2231 domain-containing protein, producing MKSELIDQLSTQIGANGLPYSIPIHPNLVHLTIGLFIIGMTFDIVGVLFPFQKWVFKFLAITVERDNFFDVGWYNMVASSIITFFTVAAGFYEIMLATPPANVKSAWGLHAMETMLWHGIGGVFLLAVFVGLTIWRGWQRYVWGKNADKQVQWSYLLTGIVVMLIMFVHGTLGAQMATEFGIHNTADSLLRLGQDLNTTLK from the coding sequence ATGAAATCGGAACTGATTGACCAATTAAGCACTCAAATTGGTGCTAACGGACTGCCTTACAGCATTCCTATTCATCCCAATTTAGTACATCTCACCATTGGTTTGTTCATCATTGGGATGACCTTTGATATTGTCGGTGTTTTGTTCCCCTTCCAAAAATGGGTGTTCAAATTTTTGGCAATTACTGTAGAACGCGACAACTTTTTTGATGTTGGCTGGTACAACATGGTAGCTTCCAGCATCATCACCTTTTTCACAGTAGCAGCAGGCTTTTACGAAATTATGCTGGCAACACCACCAGCCAATGTGAAAAGCGCCTGGGGATTACACGCAATGGAAACCATGCTTTGGCACGGCATTGGTGGTGTTTTCTTATTAGCAGTGTTTGTTGGCTTAACCATTTGGAGAGGATGGCAGCGTTACGTTTGGGGCAAAAACGCAGATAAACAGGTGCAGTGGAGTTATTTGCTCACAGGGATAGTAGTGATGTTGATTATGTTCGTCCACGGAACACTAGGGGCGCAAATGGCTACCGAGTTTGGCATACACAATACTGCTGATAGTTTGCTGCGATTAGGTCAAGACCTAAACACAACACTTAAGTAA
- a CDS encoding CTB family bacteriocin, with translation MSDNIKPVELSAEELDNVAGGAFSFVDATNDNKLDQQISETVLGPHGGIGSSTAQQTTTSHQSLYEVKATGFFPTTIEK, from the coding sequence ATGTCTGACAACATCAAGCCCGTAGAATTATCTGCTGAAGAATTGGACAACGTTGCTGGTGGTGCTTTTAGCTTTGTCGATGCTACCAACGACAACAAATTAGATCAACAAATTAGTGAAACTGTTCTTGGCCCTCATGGCGGAATTGGCTCTTCCACCGCTCAACAAACTACTACATCTCATCAAAGTTTATACGAAGTCAAAGCAACTGGCTTCTTTCCTACCACTATTGAAAAGTAG
- a CDS encoding CTB family bacteriocin has product MSDNIQPVELSAEELDNVAGGAFSFVDAHNFNFSDKQTSAVIIGADGGIASFNSQETTISQQDLHEIKFTGEEFPSGIPSNFLGS; this is encoded by the coding sequence ATGTCTGACAACATTCAGCCCGTAGAACTATCTGCTGAAGAATTGGACAACGTTGCTGGTGGTGCTTTTAGCTTTGTTGATGCTCACAACTTCAACTTTTCGGATAAGCAAACTAGTGCAGTGATTATAGGTGCTGATGGCGGCATTGCATCCTTCAACAGTCAGGAAACTACTATATCTCAACAAGATTTGCACGAAATCAAATTCACTGGAGAAGAATTTCCTAGCGGAATTCCTAGTAATTTTCTAGGCTCATAA
- a CDS encoding response regulator: MQMEPKVNILLVDDKLENLLALEAILEKLGENLVRATSGEEALRCILHQDFAVILLDVQMPGIDGFETATLIRNRGRSRQTPIIFLTAFSTSDQMLFKGYSLGAVDYLLKPIDPNILTSKVIVFVELFKKTEAVKQQAAQLVAINAELRQSEERFRSLSTCSPVGIFETDTEGHCKYTNPRYQSICGLRATESLEKRWLESVHPEDREQAITTWSEYIRQGRNYSEEFRFQTAHGSVRWVQVRSSPMLSGQGELLGYVGTLEDITERKQAEEVRAQVIREQTARQEAEAANRMKDEFLAVLSHELRTPLTSMLGWAKILRAKKLDEKATARALEAIERNATSQVQLIEDILDVSRIIRGQLRLNVCAVNLLPVMEAALEAVRPLAETKGIQLNTALDTCVGSVYGDPARLQQIVWNLLTNAIKFTPKGGRADVILSVVSGHEIQIITENQHYEPENGVPVPTNKYAQIQVIDTGIGITPEFLPKVFERFRQADSTTTRSHNGLGLGLAIVRHLVELHKGMIFAESAGTGEGATFTVRLPLLQDNRGNRNKSEGRLSAIGTLEESKETKEEISSPTVSTPLAGLKVLVVDDEADTRNFLSFMFEEYGAVATAVASVDEALAVFEQSQPDILISDIGMSEQDGYTLIRQLRSLETQKGGHIPAIALTAYTREEDRLQALSAGFQQHLAKPIDPNELIAVVTSLLELPLQVHSSKLGRV, encoded by the coding sequence ATGCAAATGGAACCCAAAGTAAACATCCTCCTAGTGGATGATAAACTAGAAAATTTGCTGGCGCTAGAGGCAATCCTAGAAAAACTAGGAGAAAATTTAGTGAGAGCTACTTCTGGGGAAGAAGCTTTGAGGTGCATCCTGCATCAGGACTTTGCAGTAATTTTGCTGGATGTGCAAATGCCAGGGATAGATGGCTTTGAAACTGCTACCTTAATTCGGAATCGGGGGCGATCGCGCCAAACTCCTATTATCTTTCTCACGGCCTTTAGTACTAGCGACCAAATGCTGTTTAAAGGTTATTCCTTGGGTGCAGTTGATTATCTGCTCAAACCAATAGACCCGAATATCTTGACTTCTAAAGTCATAGTCTTCGTTGAACTATTTAAGAAAACAGAAGCAGTTAAGCAACAGGCGGCGCAGCTAGTAGCAATAAATGCTGAACTCAGGCAAAGTGAAGAACGTTTCCGTTCACTGAGTACCTGTTCACCCGTAGGGATTTTTGAGACTGATACGGAAGGTCACTGTAAGTACACTAATCCTCGCTATCAGTCGATTTGTGGCTTGAGGGCAACAGAGAGTTTAGAAAAGAGGTGGTTAGAATCAGTTCATCCAGAAGATAGAGAGCAAGCGATCACCACTTGGTCTGAGTACATTCGCCAAGGTCGTAACTACTCTGAAGAGTTTCGGTTTCAAACTGCTCATGGTAGCGTTCGCTGGGTTCAGGTTCGCTCATCACCAATGCTTTCCGGTCAAGGTGAACTACTGGGATATGTAGGAACCCTTGAAGATATTACCGAACGCAAGCAAGCAGAAGAAGTCCGCGCTCAAGTAATTCGCGAACAGACAGCAAGGCAGGAAGCTGAAGCTGCAAATCGGATGAAAGATGAGTTTCTCGCTGTTCTCTCCCACGAACTCCGCACACCTTTGACCTCGATGTTAGGTTGGGCAAAAATACTCCGTGCTAAGAAACTGGACGAAAAAGCCACTGCCCGCGCCTTGGAAGCAATTGAACGCAATGCTACCTCTCAGGTGCAACTGATTGAAGATATCTTGGATGTATCACGGATTATCCGTGGTCAATTGCGGTTAAATGTATGCGCTGTGAATCTGCTCCCTGTAATGGAGGCAGCATTAGAGGCAGTGCGTCCCTTGGCAGAGACAAAAGGTATTCAATTAAACACCGCCTTGGATACTTGCGTAGGCTCAGTTTATGGTGATCCAGCTCGGTTACAGCAAATTGTCTGGAATTTACTAACTAACGCTATTAAATTTACGCCCAAGGGTGGTAGGGCAGACGTTATCTTATCAGTGGTTAGTGGTCATGAAATACAAATAATAACTGAAAACCAACACTACGAGCCAGAAAACGGCGTACCTGTACCAACTAATAAATATGCTCAAATTCAAGTTATAGATACAGGTATTGGCATCACACCAGAGTTTTTACCCAAAGTTTTTGAGCGGTTTCGGCAGGCAGACAGTACCACAACGCGATCGCACAATGGGCTAGGATTAGGACTGGCGATTGTCCGTCATTTGGTGGAACTGCACAAAGGCATGATCTTTGCAGAGAGTGCGGGAACAGGAGAAGGAGCAACCTTTACCGTCAGACTGCCACTGTTGCAAGATAATCGGGGTAACAGAAACAAGTCAGAGGGCCGGCTTTCTGCAATCGGAACTTTAGAAGAGAGTAAAGAAACAAAGGAAGAAATTTCCTCGCCTACGGTCTCTACCCCTCTAGCTGGATTAAAAGTTTTAGTTGTAGATGATGAAGCAGATACCCGTAACTTTCTCAGCTTTATGTTTGAGGAATATGGCGCAGTTGCAACGGCGGTAGCATCAGTTGATGAAGCGCTAGCAGTATTTGAACAATCACAACCAGATATTTTAATTAGCGATATTGGAATGTCTGAGCAAGATGGTTACACCCTAATTCGTCAACTGCGCTCTTTAGAAACCCAAAAAGGTGGACATATTCCGGCGATCGCCTTAACAGCATACACGCGAGAAGAAGACCGATTACAAGCACTTTCGGCAGGGTTTCAGCAGCATTTAGCTAAGCCAATTGACCCTAATGAACTGATTGCTGTGGTTACCAGTCTTTTAGAACTACCTCTGCAAGTTCACTCTAGTAAATTAGGACGAGTTTAA